A stretch of Episyrphus balteatus chromosome 2, idEpiBalt1.1, whole genome shotgun sequence DNA encodes these proteins:
- the LOC129911069 gene encoding uncharacterized protein LOC129911069 isoform X1, giving the protein MEGKDNRHKDKRSSMKHHKKSFHRKSTGNGSSSSQVEVIRGVIDVADSSDDRFTGRPMPWPSKEIDSELEVDIENEQLRAADFELLTQMPNSVGGHFQFSSEKNWDSEDMLLEKTEASEYFTLDLNLLNAGLQTIPFYKRLDFSSSWFSKSQLKGMNSAAEIAEKQYQIVVKEHESNHKGKQTESRRTSSRTQRNSARGVNSQASNEKVVNDNDKELDELLSLTTNEVAKISINDRQVSEGKNSTPPTAMSNVKTAEGEENHEGIQQWLDDVLEE; this is encoded by the exons ATGGAAGGCAAAGACAATAGACACAAGGA CAAGCGTTCTAGTATGAAACACCACAAGAAATCTTTCCATCGCAAAAGCACTGGCAACGGATCCTCGAGTTCACAAGTCGAAGTCATTAGAGGAGTTATCGATGTTGCTGATTCCAGTGACGATCGTTTTACTGGACGACCAATGCCATGGCCCTCCAAGGAAATAGACAGTGAATTGGAGGTTGACATCGAAAATGAACAATTGCGTGCTGCAGACTTTGAGTTGTTAACTCAGATGCCGAACTCTGTTGGAGGTCATTTTCAATTCAGCTCTGAGAAAAATTGGGACTCGGAAGACATGCTGTTAGAGAAGACTGAAGCAAGCGAATACTTTACTTTGGACTTGAATCTTCTAAACGCTGGTCTTCAAACAATTCCTTTCTATAAGCgattagatttttcttcatcgtGGTTCTCGAAATCTCAACTCAAAGGTATGAACAGCGCTGCAGAAATTGCAGAAAAACAATACCAAATTGTTGTAAAGGAGCATGAAAGCAATCATAAGGGGAAACAAACTGAAAGCAGAAGAACTTCCAGCCGAACACAACGTAATTCGGCTAGAGGAGTTAATTCTCAAGCTAGTAATGAAAAGGTGGTTAACGATAATGACAAAGAGTTGGATGAACTTTTGAGCCTTACAACAAATGAAGTGGCTAAGATTAGCATTAATGATAGGCAAGTAAGTGAGGGTAAGAATTCAACACCACCCACTGCAATGAGTAATGTTAAAACGGCAGAGGGTGAAGAAAACCATGAAGGAATCCAGCAATGGCTTGATGATGTCCTCGAAGAATGA
- the LOC129911069 gene encoding uncharacterized protein LOC129911069 isoform X3, with translation MEGKDNRHKDKRSSMKHHKKSFHRKSTGNGSSSSQVEVIRGVIDVADSSDDRFTGRPMPWPSKEIDSELEVDIENEQLRAADFELLTQMPNSVGGHFQFSSEKNWDSEDMLLEKTEASEYFTLDLNLLNAGLQTIPFYKRLDFSSSWFSKSQLKGMNSAAEIAEKQYQIVVKEHESNHKGKQTESRRTSSRTQRNSARGVNSQASNEKVVNDNDKELDELLSLTTNEVAKISINDRQASYKDGPNKFNGSFYGKQPRCG, from the exons ATGGAAGGCAAAGACAATAGACACAAGGA CAAGCGTTCTAGTATGAAACACCACAAGAAATCTTTCCATCGCAAAAGCACTGGCAACGGATCCTCGAGTTCACAAGTCGAAGTCATTAGAGGAGTTATCGATGTTGCTGATTCCAGTGACGATCGTTTTACTGGACGACCAATGCCATGGCCCTCCAAGGAAATAGACAGTGAATTGGAGGTTGACATCGAAAATGAACAATTGCGTGCTGCAGACTTTGAGTTGTTAACTCAGATGCCGAACTCTGTTGGAGGTCATTTTCAATTCAGCTCTGAGAAAAATTGGGACTCGGAAGACATGCTGTTAGAGAAGACTGAAGCAAGCGAATACTTTACTTTGGACTTGAATCTTCTAAACGCTGGTCTTCAAACAATTCCTTTCTATAAGCgattagatttttcttcatcgtGGTTCTCGAAATCTCAACTCAAAGGTATGAACAGCGCTGCAGAAATTGCAGAAAAACAATACCAAATTGTTGTAAAGGAGCATGAAAGCAATCATAAGGGGAAACAAACTGAAAGCAGAAGAACTTCCAGCCGAACACAACGTAATTCGGCTAGAGGAGTTAATTCTCAAGCTAGTAATGAAAAGGTGGTTAACGATAATGACAAAGAGTTGGATGAACTTTTGAGCCTTACAACAAATGAAGTGGCTAAGATTAGCATTAATGATAGGCAA
- the LOC129911069 gene encoding uncharacterized protein LOC129911069 isoform X2, with product MEGKDNRHKDKRSSMKHHKKSFHRKSTGNGSSSSQVEVIRGVIDVADSSDDRFTGRPMPWPSKEIDSELEVDIENEQLRAADFELLTQMPNSVGGHFQFSSEKNWDSEDMLLEKTEASEYFTLDLNLLNAGLQTIPFYKRLDFSSSWFSKSQLKGMNSAAEIAEKQYQIVVKEHESNHKGKQTESRRTSSRTQRNSARGVNSQASNEKVVNDNDKELDELLSLTTNEVAKISINDRQMWVYICMCTCLMNSIITTTTDF from the exons ATGGAAGGCAAAGACAATAGACACAAGGA CAAGCGTTCTAGTATGAAACACCACAAGAAATCTTTCCATCGCAAAAGCACTGGCAACGGATCCTCGAGTTCACAAGTCGAAGTCATTAGAGGAGTTATCGATGTTGCTGATTCCAGTGACGATCGTTTTACTGGACGACCAATGCCATGGCCCTCCAAGGAAATAGACAGTGAATTGGAGGTTGACATCGAAAATGAACAATTGCGTGCTGCAGACTTTGAGTTGTTAACTCAGATGCCGAACTCTGTTGGAGGTCATTTTCAATTCAGCTCTGAGAAAAATTGGGACTCGGAAGACATGCTGTTAGAGAAGACTGAAGCAAGCGAATACTTTACTTTGGACTTGAATCTTCTAAACGCTGGTCTTCAAACAATTCCTTTCTATAAGCgattagatttttcttcatcgtGGTTCTCGAAATCTCAACTCAAAGGTATGAACAGCGCTGCAGAAATTGCAGAAAAACAATACCAAATTGTTGTAAAGGAGCATGAAAGCAATCATAAGGGGAAACAAACTGAAAGCAGAAGAACTTCCAGCCGAACACAACGTAATTCGGCTAGAGGAGTTAATTCTCAAGCTAGTAATGAAAAGGTGGTTAACGATAATGACAAAGAGTTGGATGAACTTTTGAGCCTTACAACAAATGAAGTGGCTAAGATTAGCATTAATGATAGGCAA ATGTGggtgtatatatgtatgtgtacGTGTTTAATGAACTCAAtaattacaacaacaactgaCTTCTGA